A single genomic interval of Chlorogloeopsis sp. ULAP01 harbors:
- a CDS encoding DUF561 domain-containing protein, which translates to MTMHPTLQYAFANRCALKVISGLNNFDTNSVAATVKAAHYGGATFIDIAADPTLIKLAKSLTNLPICVSAVDPEKFVQAVDKGADLIEIGNFDSFYAQGRKFEAEEVLALTYQTRALLPEITLSVTVPHILTLDRQVQLAEELVKAGADIIQTEGGTSSNPTHPGSLGLIEKAAPTLAAAYEISRAVSVPVLCASGISSVTAPLAIAAGAAGVGVGSAINQLNSEVAMIAAVRGLVEALATCVEVRDFIS; encoded by the coding sequence ATGACAATGCATCCTACTCTCCAATATGCATTTGCTAACCGCTGCGCCCTCAAAGTTATCAGCGGTTTGAATAACTTTGACACCAACAGCGTTGCTGCCACCGTCAAAGCCGCACACTACGGTGGTGCTACTTTTATCGATATTGCTGCTGATCCAACCCTCATAAAATTAGCTAAAAGCTTGACAAATTTACCTATTTGTGTATCTGCGGTAGATCCAGAAAAGTTTGTTCAAGCTGTAGACAAGGGTGCAGATTTAATTGAAATCGGTAATTTCGATTCTTTTTATGCCCAAGGACGGAAATTTGAGGCGGAGGAAGTTTTAGCACTGACTTACCAAACCCGCGCTTTGCTACCAGAAATTACCTTATCTGTAACTGTTCCCCACATCCTGACACTGGATCGACAAGTACAGTTAGCAGAAGAATTAGTTAAAGCTGGTGCAGATATCATCCAAACCGAGGGTGGTACTAGCAGCAACCCAACTCACCCTGGCAGTTTGGGCTTAATTGAAAAAGCTGCTCCCACCTTAGCAGCTGCTTATGAAATTTCTCGTGCAGTTTCAGTACCAGTATTGTGTGCTTCTGGAATTTCTAGTGTCACCGCACCGTTGGCGATCGCTGCTGGTGCTGCTGGAGTTGGTGTTGGTTCTGCCATCAACCAACTCAATAGTGAAGTGGCAATGATTGCTGCTGTTCGCGGTTTAGTAGAAGCCCTGGCAACTTGTGTAGAGGTTAGAGACTTCATCAGTTAA
- a CDS encoding AtzH-like domain-containing protein — MVNHLGKLKRLTNLNIDSDAAAVTLEFHRVVDGVERLGRQSQMWDRLPKGWKVVSANVSFLPA; from the coding sequence ATGGTGAACCACTTGGGAAAACTAAAACGTTTAACAAATTTAAATATAGATTCAGATGCGGCAGCAGTGACTTTAGAGTTTCACCGAGTTGTTGACGGTGTGGAGCGTTTGGGGCGACAAAGTCAAATGTGGGATAGGCTGCCAAAGGGATGGAAGGTAGTTTCTGCAAACGTTTCATTTTTGCCAGCATAA
- a CDS encoding DUF4278 domain-containing protein: MKLYYRGASYEYDPTKSASNSEFKPASDMIYRGIVYSVNPNPKPMDILATRVTQKLMYRGVTYFVNKAVHREVTVVTPPVSTPQFTTPSLFET; encoded by the coding sequence ATGAAACTTTACTATCGCGGCGCTAGCTACGAATACGATCCAACAAAATCTGCAAGCAATAGTGAATTTAAACCAGCTTCTGACATGATTTACCGTGGGATTGTTTATAGTGTCAATCCTAATCCTAAGCCGATGGATATTCTTGCAACACGAGTAACCCAGAAATTAATGTATCGAGGAGTTACTTACTTCGTAAATAAAGCTGTACACAGAGAAGTTACCGTAGTTACTCCACCAGTCAGCACTCCACAATTCACCACACCTTCACTCTTTGAGACTTAA